TGATTCGTTCCATATCGATTCCGCCGGAGAGGGATACAACATCGACGGGATGCCCATGTCGCACGGAACCATCGATGAATTGGTCGCTCACAAGATCCCTTTCGACGATAACCGTCTTTCGAGGCAGTTCGAACCTTACGATTACGAACTGTTCGATTACATCATCGCTATGGATAACGAGAACGTAGAGTCTCTGAGAGAGCAGACGCACGATGACCCAGACAGGAAGATTTCACTCCTGCTTTCTTTTACCGGTGAAGACCGCGAGATCGATGATCCGTACTATACCGGCAAGTATGCGAAAGCCTTCGATGAAATACACAGAGGGTGCGAAGCACTCCTGGAAAAGCTGCTGTCGGAAGACTGATCATCCGATAGTAACGACGTTGCGGTTCTGTCCGATGAGACACTCCGCCTTGCCCTCGACCACATCGATCTTGACCTTCTGTTCGCTGTCGACTCCGTCGGGATTGCACTGGTGATAGTGCTTGCATCCGATCTGTCCGCAGCCAGAGGGGAAGAATGTGATGAAGGAGCCGTCGATGGCGTACTTCTTCTCGACGCAGACGGACCTGGAGGTCTTGGTGACCTCTACCACGCGGACTTTGCCTTCGGTGAGGTCGCAGTCGTGCACCGGGGGCCTGACGTTGATGACAGTGTACTTCTGACCTTTCTCGAGGTTGAGGCAAATCTTGTTGAACGAGCATGCTGTGCATTCGATCTGTCCTCCCATGAACACGAAGGACTTGCCCACTACGGCATCGTCCTCTCCGACGAGTGTGAGGATCTTGTCAGCCATCAGATCACCCCCGTATTCTTGGCGAGGTTGTATGCCGCATTGCGAGTGAGTCCGTTGTCGCCGAGGATGGTGTACCTGTCCTTCCTGACCTTGTTGGCTGCCACCAGCGCATCGATGACGTCTTCTTCGCTGAGTCCGATCTCCGCGGCGGTTACAGGGGCACCGATCATCTTGAGCGCGTCGCGGACGGGCTTCCAGTTGTCGCCCTGGAGATACATCATCATAATGCACCCGATTCCGCACTGCTCCCCGTGCATGGCCTTGCCGGGGTGCAGGATGTCGAGAGCATGAGAGAACATGTGCTCCGAACCGCTGGTAGGTCTGGATGACCCAGCAACACACATCGAGGTACCGGAAGCGACCGCCGGTTTCAGGACGTACCATACGCTCTCCTCCAGTCCGGGCCTGATGTTGGGTGCGTAGTGCAGGATGGCCTCGGCGGAGTATTTCGAAAGAGCATAAGCGGAGGTGCTGAACTCCTCGTCCTTGATCTTCCTGGCGAAGTCCCAGTCGTTGAGTGCTGAGAAATTGGAGATGACGTCTGCACATCCGGAAGCGAGATACCTGTAAGGTGCCTTGACGATTACTTCGGTATCGCCAAGGATTGCTATAGGGGGGACCGCCTGCACGGAGGTGTTGCTCCCGTTGACGTTCTTGAAGGAGGCCCTGTCGGAGCAGATTCCGTCGTGGGCCACCGAGGTGGGGATGCTGATGAAGGGGATGCCGGTGTCCTTGGAGACGATCTTGCAGATATCGATCTTGCTTCCTCCGCCTACCGCAAGGATGAACTTGGCCTCGGATTTCTTCACGGCCTCCATGACCTTGTCCACACTGTCCTGGGTGGTGTTGCCCACGAAGACGGCGGACATGTCGAAACCCGCGTCGGTGCACTGATCCGAAATGGCCTTGCCGGCAGCCTGATATGTATTGTCGCCGGTGACGATGAGTCCTTCGTGTCCGAAAAGGAGTGATCTGCAGACATCAGCGGTCTGGCTGATTACCCCGTGACCGAGGATGGTGGTACGGGGGAACACCATGGCCCTGACCTTGGTGAATTCTTCGCTCATATCCCTATCAATCCCGTATCGGCAGGATTCTATAAAGTATATCGCCAAAAATCATCCAAAAATCCTAAAAACGTATATCGCCCTCAACAGTGCATGAAGGTCACGATTCTCTGCGGCAGCGGGCACGCGGGAGGGAGTACCGAACGTATGTGCCAGGTGTTCTCGGAGGTCATGGAGTCTCACGGAGTTGCTTCGAACATCGTGAGGCTTTCCGATCTCAACATTCTTGATTACACCGGGGATCATGAGTACGATGACGACATGGAATCCCTCTGCCGGAACATGGAATCAACAGACCTTCTCGTGTTCGCCACCCCTATCTATTTCAACGGCTGTTCATCCATCCTCAAGAGGTTTATCGACCGTCTGAACCCTTACTGGGGTTCGGACCGCTCCCATCCGAAGTATGCCTGCGCAATGATGTGCGGGGGAAGCCCCCGGTGCGAATTCTCCCATGCCAGATCGGAAATCAAATCCGCTGTCAACACCGTGGGCATGGAATGGTTGGGGGATGTGTGTCTCCCCGGAACCGACAAGGGGAAAATCGACGAGGCCAAAATCCGTGAATTCGCGGATTCAATCTTCAACAAATTGTAATCAGAACGGGAATAGATCCTCTGCTAGGATGTGCACTTCCCTCTCGACCTTCCTGAACGGGCTGTAAGTGACCAGACCTCCGCATTGATCGGTCAGGTCCTCCCACCTCTCATCGGGGATGGAGCCGTCCATGTCGGCGACCATGATGTTATGGAATCCGTATCCCGAAAGCTTCTCAACCAGCCGTACTGGGTCTTTGCCGTTGTGCAGTCCTTTCCTGCATGAGAGGAGAGGGACGCACTGGTCCGAGATATCGATGATATCGGGGAGTACGGAATCGTTCTTTATCCTGTCATAAGGGAAGACAAGCCTGTCCGCCGAACCGAGGAATGCATCGAGGACATCGATGTCGTCGTAGATCGGTTCCACCAGCCACAGGTCGTTGCCAGGAGTCTTGCAGGACTCTATGAACGAAGGGTAGAAGCGTCCTCTGTTGATACCTTCGGTATCGACTACCAGGACCTTGCCGCGCTCCGCCCTGGTCTTCAGACGGTCGATGGAAACGGCAGGCACAGTTTCCTCTACAGAGTACTTCCCGTCGCTTACGACGGGCTTTCCCGCGTACAGTTTCTGGTTCTGTATGGTTCCGTAGATCAACGGTATTGTCTGCATCCAAATGCTCCCGAATCGAGTATATCCCGATATGCTGGGACAATATCATCCCGTAGGGGATTCTTGTATAAAAGTGTAGTAAAAGTTGAGTTCGGGCCGGGTTGCCCCGGCCGTCACTCGGTATTAGAGTTTCAGAGCACCTTGTTCTTGAGGATAGGCATGATTCCACCGATGAGGGTGATGATGCCTCCGACGAGAACGAGCCAGAATCCGATTCCGATCTTTGCCCAGTCAGTGAGCTTGGTGGTAACGCCTCCGACGGTCCAGGACTGCATGTACCAGAGGAGACCGAGGACGACGACAACGATTGCGAGAATCAGTGCAACGAGTCCGAGGATGTTGTTGATGGTCTGGAATTTCTCGGTGTTCATGATGGTGGGGATGATCATGAGGACGATGGAGATAATTCCGCAGATCAGAGCGAGGAGAGGTACGTAGGTGTATTTCATCTCGATAACATCGAGGTTGTTCTTCTTTCCGTAGATTTCCCATCCGGTCCAGGTAGTGTTGGTCAGCACTCCCTCGACGGTCATCCAGTTGAGGAAGACACCGACGACGAGAATGATGGCACCAATGATACCAATGATTCCCAGGGGGTTCATTTCTTTAAAATCCATAGTTTTCACCTTTTGTGAAATATTCGTTGCATCCCATGCAACTGCATTTTAATTCGCATTCCACTATATATACTGTTTTGAGCAGGACCAAAAATTTTGATGCTGGATATCTCTAATATAGGTATATAACGCCAAAAAACATCCAATTTCGAGGGCAACCCTTTTTACCTCGC
The sequence above is a segment of the methanogenic archaeon ISO4-H5 genome. Coding sequences within it:
- a CDS encoding NADPH-dependent FMN reductase — encoded protein: MKVTILCGSGHAGGSTERMCQVFSEVMESHGVASNIVRLSDLNILDYTGDHEYDDDMESLCRNMESTDLLVFATPIYFNGCSSILKRFIDRLNPYWGSDRSHPKYACAMMCGGSPRCEFSHARSEIKSAVNTVGMEWLGDVCLPGTDKGKIDEAKIREFADSIFNKL
- a CDS encoding NAD(P)-dependent glycerol-1-phosphate dehydrogenase, with amino-acid sequence MSEEFTKVRAMVFPRTTILGHGVISQTADVCRSLLFGHEGLIVTGDNTYQAAGKAISDQCTDAGFDMSAVFVGNTTQDSVDKVMEAVKKSEAKFILAVGGGSKIDICKIVSKDTGIPFISIPTSVAHDGICSDRASFKNVNGSNTSVQAVPPIAILGDTEVIVKAPYRYLASGCADVISNFSALNDWDFARKIKDEEFSTSAYALSKYSAEAILHYAPNIRPGLEESVWYVLKPAVASGTSMCVAGSSRPTSGSEHMFSHALDILHPGKAMHGEQCGIGCIMMMYLQGDNWKPVRDALKMIGAPVTAAEIGLSEEDVIDALVAANKVRKDRYTILGDNGLTRNAAYNLAKNTGVI
- a CDS encoding transmembrane protein, which translates into the protein MDFKEMNPLGIIGIIGAIILVVGVFLNWMTVEGVLTNTTWTGWEIYGKKNNLDVIEMKYTYVPLLALICGIISIVLMIIPTIMNTEKFQTINNILGLVALILAIVVVVLGLLWYMQSWTVGGVTTKLTDWAKIGIGFWLVLVGGIITLIGGIMPILKNKVL
- a CDS encoding protein-tyrosine phosphatase, with the translated sequence MCRSPTAHFVFQHMVDERGLSDSFHIDSAGEGYNIDGMPMSHGTIDELVAHKIPFDDNRLSRQFEPYDYELFDYIIAMDNENVESLREQTHDDPDRKISLLLSFTGEDREIDDPYYTGKYAKAFDEIHRGCEALLEKLLSED